From Vicinamibacterales bacterium, the proteins below share one genomic window:
- a CDS encoding XdhC/CoxI family protein gives MLPAAAAALERGEPAALVTIVRSNGSTPQRTGAKMLVFADGRIVGTIGGGCYESDAIGRAREAIAGGRPLLVSYDLNDDFVQESGLICGGQMDVYIDPIAPAPALYIVGAGHVGWHLARMAADAGFRIHVIDDREKFANAERFPTAETIEVDDIGAWLHRADLPPSAYAVVVTRGHTHDFEALRALAARDLRYVGLIGSRAKIARIFDALEAEGMPLECLARVHAPIGLDLGAITPAEIAVSILAELIAIRHGKDVSAASLKWQRKARS, from the coding sequence GTGCTTCCGGCGGCGGCGGCCGCGCTCGAGCGGGGCGAGCCCGCGGCGCTGGTGACGATCGTCCGCTCCAACGGGTCGACGCCGCAGCGCACCGGCGCGAAGATGCTCGTCTTCGCCGATGGACGGATCGTCGGCACCATCGGCGGCGGCTGCTACGAGAGCGACGCCATCGGACGCGCCCGTGAGGCCATCGCCGGCGGCAGGCCGCTCCTCGTGTCGTACGACTTGAACGACGACTTCGTCCAGGAATCCGGGCTGATCTGCGGCGGACAGATGGACGTCTACATCGATCCCATCGCGCCGGCCCCGGCGCTCTACATCGTCGGCGCCGGACACGTCGGCTGGCACCTCGCGCGGATGGCGGCCGACGCCGGATTCCGCATTCACGTCATCGACGATCGCGAGAAGTTCGCCAACGCCGAACGCTTTCCCACGGCGGAGACGATCGAGGTGGACGACATCGGCGCCTGGCTGCATCGCGCCGACCTGCCGCCGTCCGCCTATGCCGTCGTCGTCACCCGGGGCCATACGCACGACTTCGAAGCGCTGCGCGCGCTGGCGGCACGCGACCTCCGCTACGTCGGCCTGATCGGCAGCCGCGCCAAGATCGCGCGGATCTTCGACGCGCTCGAAGCCGAAGGCATGCCGCTCGAATGCCTCGCCCGCGTGCACGCGCCGATCGGCCTCGACCTCGGCGCGATCACCCCCGCCGAAATCGCCGTCAGCATCCTCGCTGAGCTCATCGCGATCCGGCACGGCAAGGACGTGTCGGCGGCCTCGCTGAAGTGGCAGAGAAAAGCTCGATCCTGA